One window from the genome of Myxocyprinus asiaticus isolate MX2 ecotype Aquarium Trade chromosome 30, UBuf_Myxa_2, whole genome shotgun sequence encodes:
- the LOC127421375 gene encoding kelch-like protein 31 encodes MAPKKKSSHPKKSTPEQTTVESGVVVPELGVKKLKVPLNIEQLNRLNGVPLPTPVIRPGERGFGLGSELTRPLHGSALLEELSRMRQERFLTDMELACKTKAFDVHKLVISSVSQYLREVLAKDPGLKRLELPTLSPLGLANVITFAYLGRVHMSLYTIGCTVSAASTLQIPHLLQMCMDFLIAELNAHTCVYIWNIGAAYGLMPVSQAARRHIMENFAQFAETSQFNQLTFEQITSFLQDDNLVLPSEVTTFQVAMKWLDFDPKRQEHAAELLSHVRFETIPASELVSEIQPVARMMQDPHCHRLLVDAMNYHLLPYQQNTLQSRRTKVRGSQSALLSIGGRPSLTERALSREVLWRDPREGMATWRHLTQLPAKSFNQCVAVMDGFLYVAGGEDQNDARNQAKHAVGILSRYDPRFNTWLHLTSMRQRRTHFSLVATCGRLYAIGGRNTDGLLATIESYQPSTNSWQLRTPMDMPRCCHASAVLPSGDIMVTGGYVNCAYSRSVICYNIDCDTWSEQGELETPRGWHCSATLGGKVYVVGGSQLGPGGVRTDVMTIEVFSPETKEWTRAATLPLGVSTAGLSPHGDHLYLLGGWNEAEKRYKSAVQRYDPATDSWSAVEDLPEPIVGVSCCALPLPPRHTTRRHRNTPSHEDQTLQHINA; translated from the exons ATGGCTCCCAAAAAGAAGTCATCTCACCCCAAGAAGTCTACTCCTGAACAGACAACAGTTGAGAGTGGAGTGGTGGTCCCAGAGCTCGGTGTTAAAAAGCTGAAGGTTCCTCTTAACATTGAGCAGCTGAATCGGCTTAATGGGGTGCCCCTGCCAACCCCTGTGATACGACCAGGGGAGAGGGGTTTTGGCCTGGGCAGCGAGCTCACTCGCCCCCTGCATGGATCTGCTCTGCTGGAGGAGCTGAGCCGCATGAGGCAGGAACGATTCCTCACTGACATGGAATTGGCTTGCAAAACCAAAGCCTTTGATGTTCACAAACTGGTTATTTCCTCGGTCAGCCAGTATCTTCGTGAAGTCCTGGCTAAGGACCCTGGACTCAAACGACTGGAGCTCCCTACCCTCTCACCTCTAG GACTTGCCAATGTGATTACTTTTGCTTACCTGGGCCGCGTGCACATGTCCCTGTACACCATTGGCTGCACTGTGTCTGCAGCCAGCACCCTACAGATCCCTCATCTTCTCCAGATGTGCATGGACTTCCTGATAGCCGAGCTGAATGCTCACACTTGCGTGTATATATGGAACATTGGCGCTGCATATGGTCTGATGCCTGTCAGTCAGGCCGCCCGACGCCACATTATGGAGAATTTTGCCCAGTTTGCTGAGACATCCCAGTTCAACCAACTCACCTTTGAGCAGATTACATCCTTCCTTCAAGACGACAACCTAGTTCTGCCCTCGGAGGTCACCACCTTCCAG GTGGCCATGAAGTGGTTAGACTTTGACCCAAAGAGGCAGGAACATGCTGCAGAACTGCTGTCTCACGTGCGCTTTGAGACCATCCCTGCCAGCGAGCTGGTTAGCGAGATCCAGCCTGTGGCACGTATGATGCAAGATCCTCACTGTCACCGCCTGCTGGTGGATGCCATGAACTACCATTTGCTGCCTTACCAGCAGAACACGCTGCAGTCTCGCCGCACAAAGGTCCGGGGCAGCCAAAGTGCTCTGCTGTCAATTGGGGGTCGCCCTTCGCTAACAGAACGTGCCCTAAGTCGAGAG GTGTTGTGGAGAGATCCTCGTGAGGGAATGGCCACGTGGCGTCATCTTACTCAACTGCCAGCAAAGAGCTTCAACCAGTGTGTGGCTGTGATGGACGGATTCCTCTATGTGGCAGGAGGAGAAGATCAAAATGATGCCAGAAACCAGGCCAAACACGCTGTTGGCATTCTAAGCAG ATACGATCCTCGCTTCAACACTTGGCTACATCTGACCAGCATGCGCCAACGACGCACCCATTTCAGTCTTGTTGCCACCTGTGGGCGGCTGTATGCCATTGGTGGCCGCAACACTGATGGCCTTCTGGCTACCATTGAGAGCTATCAGCCCTCTACCAACAGTTGGCAGCTCCGTACCCCGATGGATATGCCACGATGCTGCCACGCCAGTGCTGTCCTGCCATCTGGAGACATCATGGTGACTGGTGGCTACGTCAACTGCGCTTACTCACGCTCAGTCATCTGTTATAACATTGATTGCGACACCTGGAGTGAGCAGGGAGAGTTGGAAACACCCCGTGGCTGGCATTGCTCTGCAACATTAGGTGGAAAGGTGTACGTAGTAGGTGGCAGCCAGCTTGGCCCCGGTGGAGTCCGCACTGATGTGATGACCATAGAGGTTTTCTCCCCTGAGACCAAGGAGTGGACAAGAGCTGCAACCCTGCCCCTGGGAGTGAGCACAGCTGGTTTATCTCCACATGGAGATCACCTCTACCTTCTGGGTGGATGGAATGAAGCTGAGAAGCGTTACAAATCAGCTGTCCAGCGTTATGACCCAGCCACTGAC